CATTTTTATGTAGAATAAATACAACTTAACTGATCTTACATACAGATGTAACATTAAAAACTGGGTTTGCTTTCAAAAGCATCTGACACGAGTGCCAGTACTCTTCCAATCCATGTGagtaaaaaatatcatttaaaaaatacttgcCAATAAATAAGTACACTTCCTATGTGTTGTGAATTGCATAGTGTGCTAGAAAGGAATCTGGCAATTCAGGTTAAGGTGACTCTGATGCAACTTTGTGTGAGACCAAATTCACACAGGCTTGACGTCCAACACTTACTTTGTGTGCAGCACAGTGTTGAATCCCCTTTTATCCTAAGCCTGGCACCTCCAACAGCAGCTTCTCTCCAGTGGGGGGTAAAATATCAGTAGACCCAGCTGACTGGAACCCACTGTGGCTCTATGATTAATTGCTCCACTGCTTCCTGGAGCTTGTCAAAGGCTTTGTCCAGATTGTCATTAACAATAGTCAGGTCAAAGTAGTGGCTGTATGCCCGGCGGATCCTGGCGCTCTCGTCTACAGTCTTCTTCAAATCATTCTCCTGTTACAGAAAATGGATTAAGCCCATTTATAGAAGGGAAGCCACAGCCATTACAGTGACAACCACTGTAAAATCCCACCATCGTATTTAAGAATGTTTCATCGGCTTAAAACTTACCGTGAGTAGTTTGGTCGTAAGTCCAGCATCTACCACAGCTTTGTGCATAGCTCTTAGTGTGTCCAGCTCAGGAGCAGCAATAAATACCACAAACGGCATAAACTCAGCAGTCTTCAACACTTTCAGGGCCTGGGCATAAAATGTGATGTCACTACCAAAGCTTTTAGGAAAAGCAGATCCAGATATTCAGTGCGTGCATCTTTGACCGACCTGAGGGTTAACATCTAGGATACAGGTACGGCCGGCAGCCACCACTTCATGGATAGAGTCGATCTTGGTTCCATAAAGGTTGCCATCGTACTCGCCGTGCTCCAGATAGCGGCTCTCTTTGATGTCCTTCTCCATCTCTTCCCGTGTAACGAAACAGTAGTTTTGCCCAtctttctcctcttctctgGGACGGCGTGATGTAACTGAATGTAGAAGGTAAGAAAAGGCATTTCATGCAGCCTGACGGGTCTAAAGTCTGAACATTTCGGTGGTCTCAGGTCTATGtctcacacatgcacgcactcaCATGGGACAGTGGTTCCATATCTCAGGGGATTCACGACAATAAGCCTGTTCTTTAGGCTCCGCCTCCCAACTCCCTGAGCTCCAATCAGAACCAGCGTTTTCCTTTGGAACGGGGGCATCCTGGCTACCTCTTCATAGGTCTGCAGCTCGTAACGATCAAACTCTGTTGAAGGCGATACAGAGTCAGTACTGTGtcaccattttaaaaaatgtaaatatttaagcGCGAAAACCCTAAAACTGCAGGTAATACACACCTGCATTCTTGGTAGTGAGgtacatcatttttttcttttttttctttccagtcaGAGTCCCACAGAGCATCCCTGAGTCAAATGCACAAAGTATTAGTGCTCCGCATTTTGGTGCTGAAATCTAACCTTCATTAAATCTATACAAGAGCAGCTGGTACGGTTGGAAAGAGTCATACTAACCTGTACCTGACATGTCCCAGTCTCTCCTCACAAAGGCTTTTCTCTTCTCCTCCAAGACCTGACTAGGGATGAGGCCAGTGGCTCCACCAACAACTTTCCGTGCCTATACAGGGGTTAGAGTAGTTGAGAGATGCTTCAGACtcttaatttaaatatatagaaagaaaaaaactatttgaTGGTTATTAATCTTTTAGAAAGCTGTAGATTCTTATAAACTGACTCAGAACTCGCACCAAGCAGCACTTTCGCCATTGGGGAGCAGCAATGGCTTTAGAGTTCTGCAGTGAGTCTTTGATGTAACCTATTTAAGTGGCCAACGTTGTTGCCAACATTCATGGTTGTGTGTAGTGTATTATGTATTAACTACTTTGCGATCCTTGTGTTTTACATATTGTGGCAGCCATAAATTTCCAGTAATATGAGCACACTCACCTGCCACCAATTGGGGTCTTCCTTGTTGACTACATGAATCACATCTCCTCTGGAGAAGGCCAGACCCGCCTCTTTACAAGGGATCAGGTTATCTGTGGCTGGGTTGTAGTTGAAGTGTGACTTCACATAAACCTGCAATTTAACAGAGGTGAGGTGTAAATCTGTACTGTGACATTACAACACTTAATTAAGCTGCAAAAAAACTACATATGTCTCATGACTCTTGATTTTGAAATACAATATGAAAGTAAACCTTCTTCTTTCCCAGTCAGAAGTCAAAAGCCTGAGTGAGTTGGACCACATACAACTCTTAAGtgtgaacaggaagaaacattttCACTCTTACTAACAGTAGATAATTTATCGTCCTCAGTACAAAGTACCAATAGCCTTATGATGTAATTTTACCTAAGGCTTCTCAGTGTCAGCTGCTATGTGTGCTCCATTGAATAAAGTGGTGCATGTCCTACTTGGTGTGTGGAGTGTTATTAATAGATTCCCATGGGCTCAGTTTTCAAGAACCTGGTATTCAGAGATCACTCAGCTCTCAATCAATATATATTATTCATTAGAGCACAATTTCAGAATATATTAttgcaaatcaaatcaaataccAACAGCAAATATTAAGGTGCATTTATATGACTGAATGTAACTTGATATTATATGAAAAACTCTAAAACTaagaaaaatgtcattaaaagcAATTCATCTTGCATCCAACTTATTAATTaaacatccatccacccattttcATCCGCTCATCCAGGGCTGGTCGTGAGGactgaaaaactaaactaagaTTATCAATCACCTCCAGGTGAATTCAGAAAATGAAACCTCCTTTTCTGTACCTGTGGAGGTGCTGGTGTGTCTTTGTAGCTTGGCAGGACCTTGAGTGTAATACTCCCGTTGCAGTCCCTCAGCAGCTCCTGGAGCACATGTGGGTCGCTGCCGACCTCTCGACCATTCACCTCTCGGATTATGTCCCCTGTGTGCAGCATGCCTTGCCTGTCAATTGAGCTTCCGTGCAGGATCCGGGCTATCACCATCTCTCCTCGCACCACGCGGAATGTCACCCCCTGAAAGAGAGTAAGAGTCAATAAAGTACTGTACATCCGCACTTCATAAATCATAGAGGAGGCCAGTTTCATGCGTTGGTCAGGTTCCTCTAAAAGATGATGATTAACTATGTAAGGCTGAGTCACTGCATCCTAACAGATAGTCAGTGAAAGGGCATGTGTAAAACTCTTTGCAACTTAACAGGAGTGTTTACCAATGCCTTGCTAACTCACCAGTGGTTCCCCAGCTTTCTTCTGGATGCCAATCATCCTGACAGCATCAGCTGGCATCAGTGAACTGGTCATCATGGAATTACTGTTAACTGCAGTCTGCGATGTTTCATAGCACTTTGCAGCCACTTTGTCATGAGCTTCTATCAAACActaagacagaagaagaagagaaaaatacacacagaaagaaatgacTTAACAATATGTTTcttggaaaaatgaaaaaacactcCAACATGCATTACATGAATTACTATGAACAAATGAAGACAAACTGCACTGCCAATAGACTAACTGAAAAATATCCCCAAGCAGTTACAGACAGTGAAGACAAACAACATTAGATTTACTCAAACAGTGCGTAGGAATCCTCTCAATACTCTCCGAAACAAATTAGTTGATAGTAAGAAAGCGAGACCAGTTAGGTGAAGCTTGCAGACAGGTAAATCAGAAGAAATGAGGTAGGGGTTGGAGAAGCAGCTCTGGCTTCCATTTCCACTCCAGTAAAAAGCCCCACCCCGCCACTGAATAAGACTTAAGGTACCTTGAAGTGTGGCTCCTGCAGGATTTTGACAAGCTCAGCAGCGGCAGCATCCTTATCTGTGAGATTGTTAAGGGCATCCAAGATCTCAGTGACAAGCTGAACATTATCATCCCGCACGGCTTGTAACGCAACTTCCTCCAGACGCTCATGTGCCTAAACACAGACATGTCCACCAAAAGAGTGTACACAGCAAGTCAATGTTTGTATCAAGCATGAGGTAAATTTGGTTAGCCTTACAAACTGTGATTTTATAGCATAATAACATTCCCAAAGCTGCAATTACCACTTGAtgttttttctatatttctgcCAAGCAGCCAGATTACACTTTAGATCCACTCAGTGGACCTGTTTGTTCCACTGAGTGGATTTATAAAGTTTGAAAACTGTGGCGTGAAGGTTGTGATTTTAGGAATTTGGACTATATTTTGCACATGTGGAAGCATGGGGGCTTGCAAGTTGTTAAGAATGGACTATGCCATTATGTTCCTCAGCCAGAGTTCTGAATGACTTCTTAATACcatctttctaacaaaaacacTTCCATAATTGTCATAATTCCATAATTTAATCCATAATTGCACTGGCTACAACAGCAGGCATTCATAAAAACCCACTTGCTgatatttttattgaattttaatatatccaaacattttaaacaactcaataacaaaaaatatatatatatcacagtgAATTACTTTACCACCTACACCAAGAACAAGCGGGCTTTGTTTCTGTTAAACTATCACTGTGATATGCAGAAGAATGAAGGAAAATTAAGAGCAGAATATAAAGTAACAAGGGATTCAAATCCATTTAATATGATTGATGGGCCATCTGTGTAAAAtagtgtattttgtttttttaaagctacaaACTCTTGTTACAAAATAAGGACAAGAGTTTCTCTTTGTGGACGGTTTTCTATAAAAAGCTGTCTATTTATAGTTATGGTAGTTAAACCTGATGACCTCAATCTGCACTGGAGATATTTTTTTCAGAATGTTATGTAAGCCATTTGTTCTTCATGCTGTAAGCCTCTTTATTTGTGTGTCAAATTGATTGATCTAATTTTAagagg
The DNA window shown above is from Astatotilapia calliptera chromosome 11, fAstCal1.2, whole genome shotgun sequence and carries:
- the pals2a gene encoding MAGUK p55 subfamily member 6a isoform X2 encodes the protein MQQVLENLRDMPSGTGAKDIDLIFLRGIMESPIVRSLAKAHERLEEVALQAVRDDNVQLVTEILDALNNLTDKDAAAAELVKILQEPHFKCLIEAHDKVAAKCYETSQTAVNSNSMMTSSLMPADAVRMIGIQKKAGEPLGVTFRVVRGEMVIARILHGSSIDRQGMLHTGDIIREVNGREVGSDPHVLQELLRDCNGSITLKVLPSYKDTPAPPQVYVKSHFNYNPATDNLIPCKEAGLAFSRGDVIHVVNKEDPNWWQARKVVGGATGLIPSQVLEEKRKAFVRRDWDMSGTGMLCGTLTGKKKKKKMMYLTTKNAEFDRYELQTYEEVARMPPFQRKTLVLIGAQGVGRRSLKNRLIVVNPLRYGTTVPFTSRRPREEEKDGQNYCFVTREEMEKDIKESRYLEHGEYDGNLYGTKIDSIHEVVAAGRTCILDVNPQALKVLKTAEFMPFVVFIAAPELDTLRAMHKAVVDAGLTTKLLTENDLKKTVDESARIRRAYSHYFDLTIVNDNLDKAFDKLQEAVEQLIIEPQWVPVSWVY
- the pals2a gene encoding MAGUK p55 subfamily member 6a isoform X1; amino-acid sequence: MTVANAKSGSAMQQVLENLRDMPSGTGAKDIDLIFLRGIMESPIVRSLAKAHERLEEVALQAVRDDNVQLVTEILDALNNLTDKDAAAAELVKILQEPHFKCLIEAHDKVAAKCYETSQTAVNSNSMMTSSLMPADAVRMIGIQKKAGEPLGVTFRVVRGEMVIARILHGSSIDRQGMLHTGDIIREVNGREVGSDPHVLQELLRDCNGSITLKVLPSYKDTPAPPQVYVKSHFNYNPATDNLIPCKEAGLAFSRGDVIHVVNKEDPNWWQARKVVGGATGLIPSQVLEEKRKAFVRRDWDMSGTGMLCGTLTGKKKKKKMMYLTTKNAEFDRYELQTYEEVARMPPFQRKTLVLIGAQGVGRRSLKNRLIVVNPLRYGTTVPFTSRRPREEEKDGQNYCFVTREEMEKDIKESRYLEHGEYDGNLYGTKIDSIHEVVAAGRTCILDVNPQALKVLKTAEFMPFVVFIAAPELDTLRAMHKAVVDAGLTTKLLTENDLKKTVDESARIRRAYSHYFDLTIVNDNLDKAFDKLQEAVEQLIIEPQWVPVSWVY